The DNA sequence TCGAAGATGTCGAAGAAGACGTCGATCATGTTCTCCAGACTCTTCTTCGCGAGGGACAAGTCTTTGTTTCGGAGCTGAATGAAGGCTTCCGTGAACTCGTCTTCAGTAATCTTCTCTCCAGCACCCAGTTTAGCGTTCACCGCTACTACCAAAGGTAGTTCTGCTTCCAAGGCCTTCATGTCACATGTGTCGTCATGGAGGATCTTGTCCCAGCCGTCAACTAGCCAATTTCTTATCTCAGTGGCCTTCTCCGGACCGAGGTTATACTCTGCAACAAATCTGTCTGCTATAAGCTGGAAGTCTTCTCTACACATACAACCGTCCTTCTTGGCGTCGGTCATCTTGAACCAAGCTCGGATTTTCGTATCAAGGAGTGCGTTAGCAGCCATGTTGGTTTGATGGATCTCCAAAGGTGTGCAGTCACCTTGTCGCTATGAGCTTGGTGAGTGTAATGGCCTGTTTTGCACTCTGTGACAAGGACTTCTCGTCTCTTCTGAGGATGGGAGCTGACTGAGTTTGAATATTTCCCGAGGTCTTATTAACGAGACTAGTTATGAGCAATAATAGGATATACTTAATCAGCTCTGGTTATGATGAAGGTGGCTGCACGCTTAACGAAATGTATCTCTCCGATGTCGTTTAATATGATTAGTGGTCACGAATATCTGAGTCTCACTGTACAGTAACACGTGAGTACAAGAACTATAGCTTGCATTTGCTTGAAGCCCgaaactgaaattatgtttgGAGAAAATATACAACTTCAGATTATTCTCACAGATACCAATTCCATGTTTGCAGAAGGGATCGTTTCCACACGACATGAAGAGGGCACATTTTATTTGGAGTGAGTCATTTCTCTTTAACGCTGCTTTGTCGCAGTGTGCCAAACTGGGGTCGTAGAAATTCCAGAAGCGGCCCAGATCTTAGGACTTTCACCAGTTTGTGGTAAAATACACCTACTGAAAAACGTCTACATATTATAACAGTTGcaaaatgtgtatatgtttACCTAAAGTATTCAGATATTTCTCACCAAAGTCAATGTTATGTTTCGTACATTTTGTCAAAGTATTCACGTTGTAGCAGACTTGTTATCGGCAACTTGCGTAACTGACAGCAGTCCATGCTACCGCTATGGCCCCATGCCGCTAAAAGCCTGATTGAGACTACACTCCAGTGTTTGTACTGACTGCTCCGACCACAACTTAATGGTCAAATATTCACGCCTGTACACGCTGTCAAATaagacagatgtagatgtggatgCTTAACTACGTACATTACTGGTTATTACTCAACGTTTCCGACAACATGCGGCCAAAGCAATTATAATCGCTAAAGCTACCTGCCAAAATTGAGTAATATCTCGATGGCACAACCTTTCAAAAGATAGGCAAAGCGTCGTCTCCATTTTAGGGAAACTGGTTATGCCATACAAGCAGAGGGTTCAG is a window from the Haliotis asinina isolate JCU_RB_2024 chromosome 9, JCU_Hal_asi_v2, whole genome shotgun sequence genome containing:
- the LOC137295824 gene encoding sarcoplasmic calcium-binding protein-like; this encodes MAANALLDTKIRAWFKMTDAKKDGCMCREDFQLIADRFVAEYNLGPEKATEIRNWLVDGWDKILHDDTCDMKALEAELPLVVAVNAKLGAGEKITEDEFTEAFIQLRNKDLSLAKKSLENMIDVFFDIFDADSDGFIIKPEMVVAMKCFGLESSELVQKTFECMDKDKDGKLSKDDYIGSWTDFFFGEESENPLLTCFAAFMNPGAAS